A region from the Streptomyces sp. 3214.6 genome encodes:
- a CDS encoding LamG-like jellyroll fold domain-containing protein produces MCTSHAHDCGEAAQAGAGRRGFLRATALLGAAATAGIALPATAEAASVEAASAKTWRPDPDSRRFTLAVMPDTQYLFDGPSIDKAPVEASLRYLLEHGKDENIVFLSHLGDLTQNGTKDEVTAISEAFGLLDRRGVGYSVLAGNHDVKSSTTDQRGATPYLEAFGPQRFRGKSTFGGASPDGYNSYHLFRAGGREWMVLALDWRLSDQGYAWAAGVLAKHPRTPVVLTTHELVVEDDSLSAYGQQLWDRLIEDHDQIFLTLNGHYWPAGRATRKNAAGHDVHLHLTNYQNRYFGGAAMIRLYRFDLDRDVIDVETVSPWILGRAAKGLNELERQEIELSGDADRFSVDIDFTERFSGFAPVPARAARPASKVVISGTVAYWRFDGHADATTVSGTVRDLSGRGNDLTVVPVGGGTLGWSSDHHPDQPGHGSLEFQGFKSPLKGAYLRTVDGAPLNSATFRDGYTIEAFYRLPADWDPSHHAWSGLVSRTGTGGAAGKTGDDPDEPLATLSLSNDREPQWAMRPLNQEGIATNWGQETPLETWWHLAVVNDGRHTTLYVEGCPVVRNPKAASVGITSVGLPWLLGGYEYGGAIDQILHGRLGDVRIVERALPVTSFMNH; encoded by the coding sequence ATGTGTACTTCGCATGCCCACGATTGCGGCGAAGCCGCGCAGGCCGGTGCCGGAAGACGCGGTTTCCTCCGCGCCACCGCGCTGCTCGGCGCCGCCGCCACGGCCGGCATCGCCCTGCCGGCCACCGCCGAGGCCGCCTCCGTCGAGGCGGCCTCGGCCAAGACCTGGCGTCCCGACCCCGACAGCCGCCGCTTCACGCTCGCCGTCATGCCCGACACGCAGTACCTCTTCGACGGCCCGAGCATCGACAAGGCGCCGGTCGAGGCGTCGCTGCGCTATCTGCTGGAGCACGGCAAGGACGAGAACATCGTGTTCCTGTCCCACCTGGGCGACCTCACCCAGAACGGGACGAAGGACGAAGTCACCGCGATCAGCGAGGCGTTCGGGCTGCTGGACCGGCGCGGGGTCGGCTACAGCGTGCTGGCCGGCAACCACGACGTGAAGTCGTCGACGACCGACCAGCGCGGCGCGACCCCGTACCTGGAGGCGTTCGGTCCCCAGCGCTTCCGGGGGAAGTCCACGTTCGGCGGGGCCTCCCCCGACGGCTACAACTCGTACCACCTGTTCCGGGCGGGCGGCCGGGAGTGGATGGTGCTGGCGCTGGACTGGCGGTTGTCGGACCAGGGCTACGCCTGGGCCGCCGGCGTCCTCGCCAAGCACCCGAGGACTCCGGTCGTCCTGACCACGCACGAACTGGTCGTCGAGGACGACTCCCTCTCGGCCTACGGGCAGCAGTTGTGGGACCGGCTGATCGAGGACCACGACCAGATCTTCCTCACCCTCAACGGGCACTACTGGCCGGCCGGCCGGGCCACGCGCAAGAACGCGGCGGGACACGACGTCCACCTGCATCTGACGAACTATCAGAACCGTTACTTCGGCGGTGCGGCGATGATCCGCCTCTACCGCTTCGACCTCGACCGCGACGTGATCGACGTGGAGACCGTCTCCCCGTGGATCCTGGGCCGGGCCGCGAAGGGGCTCAACGAGCTGGAGCGGCAGGAGATCGAACTGAGCGGCGACGCCGACCGGTTCTCCGTCGACATCGACTTCACCGAGCGTTTCTCCGGCTTCGCCCCGGTGCCGGCCCGGGCCGCGCGTCCCGCCTCCAAGGTCGTCATCTCGGGCACGGTCGCCTACTGGCGCTTCGACGGGCACGCCGACGCCACGACCGTGTCCGGCACCGTCCGTGACCTGTCCGGGCGCGGCAACGACCTCACCGTCGTCCCGGTCGGCGGCGGTACCCTCGGCTGGTCGTCCGACCACCACCCCGACCAACCCGGGCACGGCAGCCTGGAGTTCCAGGGTTTCAAGTCCCCGCTGAAGGGGGCGTACCTGCGCACCGTCGACGGCGCGCCGCTCAACTCGGCCACGTTCAGGGACGGTTACACCATCGAGGCGTTCTACCGCCTTCCGGCGGACTGGGACCCCTCGCACCACGCGTGGTCAGGACTGGTCAGCCGGACGGGAACGGGCGGCGCCGCGGGCAAGACCGGCGACGACCCCGACGAGCCGCTTGCCACCCTCTCCCTCTCCAACGACCGGGAGCCGCAGTGGGCGATGCGCCCGCTGAACCAGGAGGGCATCGCCACCAACTGGGGGCAGGAGACGCCGCTGGAGACCTGGTGGCACCTCGCGGTCGTCAACGACGGCCGGCACACCACGCTGTACGTCGAGGGCTGCCCGGTCGTGCGCAACCCGAAGGCGGCGTCCGTCGGCATCACCTCCGTCGGGCTGCCGTGGCTGCTCGGCGGCTACGAGTACGGCGGCGCGATCGACCAGATCCTGCACGGCCGCCTCGGCGACGTCCGCATCGTCGAGCGGGCGCTGCCCGTGACCTCCTTCATGAACCACTGA
- a CDS encoding histidinol-phosphatase: protein MTEQQLPVWADPSVSPAALDAQGVSRRQLLRRAGLFGAAFALGGAATPAVAATGHGYGGEDPCLAYLVGDHHVHSVYSHDAKYTFSQQARAAARYGLDWMVFNEHSNFGHAHYGAAMEHQEILKARAENPRQLIFQGLEWYIPAAEHCTVFAAPGPHEVDLLTQFELAYDGKLLGYTEGSAGAADTARNEAHAVKAIKWLAEQRRSGYVDDVLVLANHPLRLGIDSPHEMRGWRDAAPEIMIGMEGAPGAQGAAIPGWRGSTSIRGEYENKPSAQSWAGYPADAYLTYGGFDWATATVGGLWDSMLAEGRLFSITTNSDNHRTVFDTWKNGDWPAGQNFDNTGRLPDPVNTDAPQPGSDFWPGQFSRTHVGVTRYGYRAVMTGLREGRVWLDHGHLLDGLEVRLRREHSSGRGVTLGGRLRVRRGEKLTLNITVTTASRPNPQGILPELAHLDVIRGAVRGAVSDRDTWKAPDTKVAHTTQVSGRKGTYTLRVPLTVGEESFYVRLRGSDGNRNGTGYLGASVDPHGPIPHEPGNGDPWADTWFYSNPIFVDVVS, encoded by the coding sequence ATGACCGAGCAGCAACTGCCCGTCTGGGCCGACCCTTCCGTCTCCCCCGCCGCTCTCGACGCCCAAGGCGTGTCGAGACGTCAACTCCTGCGCCGTGCCGGTCTGTTCGGGGCCGCGTTCGCGCTCGGCGGGGCGGCCACCCCGGCCGTCGCCGCCACCGGCCACGGCTACGGCGGCGAGGACCCGTGCCTCGCCTACCTCGTCGGCGACCACCATGTGCACTCGGTGTACAGCCACGACGCGAAGTACACCTTCTCCCAGCAGGCGCGGGCCGCCGCCCGGTACGGGCTCGACTGGATGGTGTTCAACGAGCACTCCAACTTCGGGCACGCCCACTACGGCGCCGCCATGGAGCACCAGGAGATCCTCAAGGCCCGCGCCGAGAACCCGCGCCAGCTGATCTTCCAGGGCCTGGAGTGGTACATCCCGGCCGCCGAGCACTGCACGGTGTTCGCCGCGCCCGGCCCGCACGAGGTCGACCTGCTCACGCAGTTCGAGCTCGCCTACGACGGCAAGCTGCTCGGGTACACCGAGGGCTCCGCCGGCGCGGCCGACACCGCCCGCAACGAGGCGCACGCCGTCAAGGCGATCAAGTGGCTGGCCGAACAGCGCCGTTCTGGCTACGTCGACGACGTCCTCGTCCTCGCCAACCACCCGCTGCGCCTCGGCATCGACTCCCCGCACGAGATGCGGGGCTGGCGCGACGCGGCCCCCGAGATCATGATCGGCATGGAGGGCGCGCCCGGTGCCCAGGGCGCGGCGATCCCCGGCTGGCGTGGCAGCACGTCCATCCGCGGCGAGTACGAGAACAAGCCGTCCGCGCAGTCCTGGGCGGGCTACCCGGCGGACGCCTACCTCACGTACGGCGGCTTCGACTGGGCGACGGCGACCGTCGGCGGCCTGTGGGACTCGATGCTGGCCGAGGGCCGGCTGTTCTCGATCACCACCAACTCCGACAACCACCGCACCGTCTTCGACACCTGGAAGAACGGCGACTGGCCGGCCGGGCAGAACTTCGACAACACCGGCAGGCTGCCCGACCCGGTGAACACGGACGCCCCTCAGCCGGGCAGCGACTTCTGGCCGGGCCAGTTCAGCCGCACCCATGTGGGCGTGACCCGGTACGGCTACCGGGCGGTGATGACGGGGCTGCGCGAGGGCCGCGTGTGGCTCGACCACGGGCATCTGCTCGACGGGCTCGAGGTCCGGCTGCGGCGGGAGCACAGCAGCGGCCGGGGCGTCACGCTCGGCGGCCGGCTGCGGGTACGCAGAGGCGAGAAGCTCACCCTGAACATCACCGTCACCACCGCCTCCCGGCCCAACCCCCAGGGAATCCTGCCGGAGTTGGCGCACCTGGACGTCATCCGGGGCGCGGTGCGCGGCGCGGTGTCCGACCGCGACACGTGGAAGGCGCCCGACACGAAGGTCGCCCACACGACGCAGGTGAGCGGCCGCAAGGGCACGTACACCCTGCGCGTCCCGCTCACCGTGGGTGAGGAGTCCTTCTACGTCCGCCTGCGCGGCAGCGACGGCAACCGGAACGGAACCGGTTACCTGGGCGCTTCCGTGGACCCCCACGGCCCGATCCCCCACGAGCCGGGCAACGGCGACCCGTGGGCCGACACCTGGTTCTACTCCAACCCGATCTTCGTCGACGTCGTCAGCTGA
- a CDS encoding MaoC family dehydratase, protein MSITVNGIDELKKLAGSDLGTSEWIEVTQERIDTFADATGDHQWIHVDPERAKEGPFGAPIAHGYLTLSLFIPLFTELLDVEGVTTKVNYGLNKVRFPSPVKVGSRIRLVGKLTEVEDVPGGVQITVDGAIEIEGGAKPAAVLQSLSRFYA, encoded by the coding sequence ATGAGCATCACCGTCAACGGCATCGACGAGCTGAAGAAGCTGGCCGGGAGCGACCTGGGCACCAGCGAGTGGATCGAGGTCACCCAGGAGCGCATCGACACGTTCGCCGACGCGACCGGGGACCACCAGTGGATCCACGTGGACCCCGAGCGGGCCAAGGAAGGGCCCTTCGGGGCGCCGATCGCCCACGGCTACCTGACCCTCTCCCTGTTCATCCCGCTCTTCACCGAGCTCCTGGACGTCGAGGGGGTCACGACCAAGGTCAACTACGGGCTGAACAAGGTCCGTTTCCCCTCGCCGGTGAAGGTCGGCTCGCGGATTCGGCTGGTCGGCAAGCTGACCGAGGTCGAGGACGTGCCCGGTGGGGTGCAGATCACCGTCGACGGGGCGATCGAGATCGAGGGGGGCGCGAAGCCTGCGGCGGTGCTGCAGAGCCTGTCGCGGTTCTACGCGTGA
- a CDS encoding acyl-CoA synthetase, with protein sequence MRNEGLGSWPARRARKTPHRTALVHGERSTDYRTLYARTTRLAHALRARGARRGDRIAYLGPNHPSYLETLFAAGTLGAVFVPLNTRLAGPEIAYQLADSGAKALVYGPTHAGLVAGLPGNTDVRAYLEVGAEYEEALGDASDEPIDTPVTPDDTCIIMYTSGTTGRPKGAMLTHGNLTWNAINVLVDTDLIADERALVSAPLFHTAGLNMLTLPVLLKGGCCVLVEAFDPDATFDLIARHRITFMFGVPTMFEQVARHPRWADADLSSLRILTCGGSPVSTPLIAAYQARGLTFLQGYGMTEASPGTLFLDAEHSISKAGSAGVPHFFSDVRVLRPDLAPVEVGETGEVVVRGPHVMPGYWGLPEETAASFADGWFRSGDAARVDEDGYVHIVDRIKDMIISGGENIYPAEIEDLLLAHPDIVECAVIGVSDDKWGEVPRAVVVPREGAALDPDEVLASLAGRLAKYKIPKSVVVADELPRTASGKLLKSRVRSRFGTKS encoded by the coding sequence ATGCGCAACGAGGGACTGGGGTCATGGCCCGCACGCCGGGCCCGCAAGACCCCGCACCGCACCGCCCTGGTCCACGGTGAACGGTCGACGGACTACCGCACGCTGTACGCACGCACCACGCGCCTGGCCCACGCCCTGCGCGCCCGGGGCGCGCGGCGCGGCGACCGCATCGCCTACCTCGGCCCGAACCACCCCTCCTACCTGGAGACCCTGTTCGCCGCCGGCACCCTCGGCGCGGTGTTCGTCCCCCTGAACACCCGCCTCGCCGGCCCCGAGATCGCCTACCAGCTCGCCGACTCCGGCGCCAAGGCCCTCGTCTACGGCCCCACGCACGCCGGCCTGGTCGCTGGACTGCCCGGGAACACGGACGTCCGGGCCTACCTCGAGGTCGGCGCCGAATACGAGGAGGCGCTCGGCGACGCCTCCGACGAACCGATCGACACGCCGGTCACCCCCGACGACACCTGCATCATCATGTACACCTCGGGCACGACCGGCCGCCCCAAGGGCGCCATGCTCACGCACGGCAACCTCACCTGGAACGCGATCAACGTCCTCGTCGACACCGACCTGATCGCCGACGAACGCGCCCTGGTCTCCGCGCCGTTGTTCCACACGGCCGGCCTGAACATGCTGACCCTGCCGGTGCTCCTCAAGGGCGGCTGCTGCGTCCTGGTCGAGGCCTTCGACCCGGACGCCACGTTCGACCTGATCGCGCGGCACCGGATCACCTTCATGTTCGGGGTGCCGACGATGTTCGAGCAGGTCGCCCGGCATCCCCGCTGGGCGGACGCGGACCTGTCGTCGCTGCGGATCCTGACCTGCGGCGGCTCCCCGGTGTCGACGCCGCTGATCGCCGCCTACCAGGCACGCGGACTGACCTTCCTCCAGGGCTACGGCATGACCGAGGCCTCGCCCGGCACCCTGTTCCTGGACGCCGAGCACTCGATCAGCAAGGCGGGCTCGGCCGGCGTCCCGCACTTCTTCAGCGACGTACGCGTCCTGCGCCCCGACCTCGCCCCGGTCGAGGTCGGCGAGACCGGCGAGGTCGTCGTGCGCGGGCCGCACGTCATGCCCGGCTACTGGGGGCTGCCCGAGGAGACGGCCGCCTCCTTCGCCGACGGCTGGTTCCGCAGCGGGGACGCGGCCCGCGTCGACGAGGACGGTTATGTGCACATCGTCGACCGCATCAAGGACATGATCATCTCGGGTGGGGAGAACATCTACCCCGCCGAGATCGAGGACCTGCTCCTCGCCCACCCCGACATCGTCGAGTGCGCGGTCATCGGCGTGTCCGACGACAAGTGGGGCGAGGTGCCGCGTGCGGTCGTCGTGCCCCGCGAGGGCGCTGCGCTGGATCCCGACGAGGTGCTCGCGTCTCTGGCGGGCCGCCTCGCCAAGTACAAGATCCCCAAGTCGGTGGTGGTGGCGGACGAACTTCCGCGTACCGCCTCCGGAAAGCTCCTGAAGTCCCGGGTGCGTTCCCGGTTCGGCACCAAATCCTGA
- a CDS encoding amidohydrolase family protein, translated as MDVEELVAIDVHTHAEVSSKGHSSLDDDLHDASSAYFKVEGKRKPTLEETARYYRERKMAAVIFTVDAESATGTAPVPNEEVAEAAAANADVLIPFASIDPFRGKAGVRQARRLVEEYGVKGFKFHPSIQGFFPNDRSVAYDLYEVIEETGTIALFHTGQTGIGAGVPGGGGIRLKYSNPLHVDDVAADFPHLKIILAHPSFPWQDEALAVATHKPGVHIDLSGWSPKYFPPQLVQYANTLLKDKVLFGSDFPVLTPDRWLADFDKLTIKDEVKPKILKENAARLLGLTTP; from the coding sequence ATCGACGTCGAGGAACTCGTCGCGATCGACGTCCACACGCACGCGGAGGTGTCCTCCAAGGGCCACTCCTCGCTCGACGACGACCTGCACGATGCCTCCTCCGCCTACTTCAAGGTCGAGGGCAAGCGGAAGCCGACCCTGGAGGAGACGGCCCGCTACTACCGGGAGCGGAAGATGGCCGCCGTGATCTTCACGGTGGACGCCGAGTCCGCGACCGGCACCGCGCCCGTCCCCAACGAGGAGGTCGCCGAGGCCGCCGCCGCCAACGCCGACGTCCTCATCCCGTTCGCCTCCATCGACCCCTTCCGTGGCAAGGCGGGTGTGCGGCAGGCCCGCCGCCTGGTCGAGGAGTACGGGGTGAAGGGCTTCAAGTTCCACCCCAGCATCCAGGGCTTCTTCCCCAACGACCGCTCGGTCGCGTACGACCTCTACGAGGTCATCGAGGAGACGGGGACCATCGCCCTGTTCCACACCGGCCAGACCGGCATCGGAGCGGGCGTCCCGGGCGGCGGCGGGATCCGGCTGAAGTACTCCAACCCGCTGCACGTGGACGACGTCGCCGCCGACTTCCCCCACCTCAAGATCATCCTGGCGCATCCGTCCTTCCCCTGGCAGGACGAGGCCCTGGCCGTCGCCACCCACAAGCCGGGCGTGCACATCGACCTGTCCGGCTGGTCGCCGAAGTACTTCCCGCCGCAGCTCGTGCAGTACGCCAACACGCTGCTGAAGGACAAGGTCCTCTTCGGCTCCGACTTCCCCGTCCTCACCCCCGACCGCTGGCTTGCCGACTTCGACAAGCTGACGATCAAGGACGAGGTGAAGCCGAAGATCCTCAAGGAGAACGCCGCTCGGCTCCTCGGGCTGACCACACCGTAA
- a CDS encoding SDR family oxidoreductase: MPSIDLTGKVAVVTGSGRGLGLAYAHALAAHGAAVVVNDVDEAVAEQAVKSITEAGGTAVAEVVPVGTTEAAERLVNRAVAEFGRLDILVTNAGILRDKVLWKMTDDDFDAVIATHLKGTFTCARAAAVRMREQGEGGTLILVGSPAGQRGNFGQTNYAAAKAGIAAFARTWSMELGRANITVNAIVPVAATAMTETIPAFAPYVEALKNGEPLPDFLRKGEGFGTPEDCAALVPFLASEAARTITGQAIGIGGDKVALWSHPQEIRAAYADGGWTPETLADAFPTSVGAELQSVGIPAPKFPEA; the protein is encoded by the coding sequence GTGCCCAGCATCGATCTCACCGGCAAGGTCGCCGTCGTCACCGGCAGCGGCCGGGGCCTCGGCCTCGCCTACGCGCACGCCCTCGCCGCCCACGGCGCCGCCGTGGTCGTCAACGACGTCGACGAGGCGGTCGCCGAGCAAGCCGTGAAGTCCATCACCGAGGCCGGCGGCACGGCCGTCGCCGAGGTGGTGCCGGTCGGCACGACCGAGGCCGCCGAGCGGCTGGTGAACCGGGCCGTGGCGGAGTTCGGGCGGCTCGACATCCTGGTCACCAACGCGGGCATCCTGCGCGACAAGGTGCTGTGGAAGATGACCGACGACGACTTCGACGCGGTGATCGCCACCCATCTCAAGGGCACCTTCACCTGCGCCCGCGCCGCCGCCGTGCGGATGCGCGAGCAGGGCGAGGGCGGCACGCTGATCCTCGTCGGCTCCCCGGCCGGCCAGCGCGGCAACTTCGGTCAGACGAACTACGCCGCCGCCAAGGCCGGCATCGCCGCGTTCGCCCGCACCTGGTCCATGGAACTGGGCCGCGCGAACATCACCGTCAACGCGATCGTGCCGGTCGCCGCCACCGCGATGACCGAGACCATCCCCGCCTTCGCCCCCTACGTCGAGGCGCTGAAGAACGGCGAGCCGCTGCCGGACTTCCTGCGCAAGGGCGAGGGCTTCGGCACCCCCGAGGACTGCGCGGCCCTCGTGCCCTTCCTGGCCTCCGAGGCCGCCCGGACCATCACCGGCCAGGCCATCGGCATCGGCGGCGACAAGGTGGCACTCTGGTCGCATCCGCAGGAGATCCGCGCGGCCTACGCCGACGGCGGCTGGACCCCCGAGACCCTGGCCGACGCCTTCCCCACCTCGGTGGGCGCCGAGCTCCAGAGCGTCGGCATCCCCGCCCCGAAGTTCCCGGAGGCCTGA
- a CDS encoding MarR family winged helix-turn-helix transcriptional regulator gives MRELHADTGYLLYRLGLRSGQLFNTFLQESGLRLRHYAVLRFLATSEGALQRELSTRLGYDPSAIVGLVDDLEKLGFAERRPAPDDRRSRIVVLTEDGRAFLRGTDEAGLRVTNELLDPLDPADRATLHTLLMRIAGDGLA, from the coding sequence ATGCGCGAGCTGCACGCGGACACCGGCTACCTGCTCTACCGCCTGGGGCTGCGCTCGGGTCAGTTGTTCAACACGTTCCTCCAGGAGTCGGGGCTGCGCCTGCGCCACTACGCGGTGCTGCGCTTCCTCGCCACCTCCGAGGGCGCCCTCCAGCGTGAGCTGAGCACCCGGCTCGGCTACGACCCCAGCGCGATCGTCGGGCTGGTCGACGACCTGGAGAAGCTGGGCTTCGCCGAGCGCCGCCCGGCCCCGGACGACCGCCGCAGCCGGATCGTCGTCCTCACCGAGGACGGCCGCGCCTTCCTGCGCGGCACCGACGAGGCGGGCCTGCGAGTGACGAACGAACTGCTGGACCCCCTCGACCCCGCCGACCGCGCCACCCTGCACACGCTGCTGATGCGCATCGCCGGGGACGGACTCGCCTGA
- a CDS encoding IclR family transcriptional regulator encodes MTSRSAPDRLLAVLAAFDHTHAALSLTDISRRAGLTLSTAHRLVGALTEWGALERDASGVYHVGLRLWEIAALAPRGLALRQVALPYLEDLYEATHENVQLAVRDGSEVVYTEWLSGRSAVGVHIRVGARWPLHVTGVGLALLAHGETELQETYCARPLVPYTAHTITDPARLRRVLAEVRRTGVAVSSRQVTEDALSVAAPVRGPGGAVVAAVSVVVPHADAAVPVLAPAVRLAARGISRALGWQPEGRPE; translated from the coding sequence ATGACTTCCCGTTCCGCGCCGGACCGGCTGCTGGCCGTGCTCGCCGCCTTCGACCACACGCATGCCGCGTTGTCGCTGACCGACATCAGCCGCCGCGCCGGGCTGACCCTCAGCACCGCGCACCGACTGGTGGGCGCGCTGACGGAGTGGGGCGCCCTGGAACGGGACGCGTCCGGCGTCTACCACGTGGGGCTGCGGCTGTGGGAGATAGCGGCGCTGGCGCCGCGCGGCCTGGCGCTGCGCCAGGTCGCGCTGCCCTATCTGGAGGACCTGTACGAAGCCACCCACGAAAACGTGCAGTTGGCGGTGCGGGACGGGTCCGAGGTCGTCTACACCGAGTGGCTGTCGGGGCGTTCGGCGGTCGGTGTGCACATCCGGGTGGGCGCCCGATGGCCGCTGCACGTCACCGGCGTCGGGCTCGCACTGCTCGCGCACGGCGAGACGGAGCTCCAAGAGACCTACTGCGCCCGGCCGTTGGTGCCCTACACGGCCCACACCATCACCGATCCGGCGCGGTTGCGCCGGGTACTGGCCGAAGTACGGCGTACGGGTGTGGCAGTGAGCAGCCGTCAGGTCACCGAGGACGCCCTGTCGGTGGCCGCTCCGGTGCGCGGTCCGGGCGGCGCGGTGGTGGCGGCCGTGTCGGTCGTCGTGCCGCACGCCGACGCGGCCGTCCCGGTGCTGGCGCCTGCGGTGCGGCTCGCGGCGCGCGGGATCTCGCGGGCCCTGGGCTGGCAGCCGGAGGGCCGACCCGAGTGA
- a CDS encoding RNA-guided endonuclease InsQ/TnpB family protein, which yields MQLRYSFRVYPDATQQGALVRAFGCARVVFNDAVRAREDARRAGQPFPTAGQLSRKLVTEAKRTAGRSWLGEVSAVVLQQSLRDAETAYRNFFASLKGARKGPRLGAPRFKSRRDARQSIRFTANARWSITDSGRLNLPKIGAVKVKWSRALPAAPSSVTVVKDAAGRFFASFVIDTDPAADVTRMPDTDRTIGIDLGLTHFAVLSDGTKIDSPRFLRRAEKKLKEAHKELSRKQKGSKNRAKARLKVARAHAKVADARREFHHQLSTQLICENQGIAVEDLAVKALARTRLAKSVHDAGWSSFVHMLEYKAQRYGRTLVKIGRFEPTSQTCSACGAVDGPKPLNVREWTCTACGTVHDRDHNAAINVKTAAGLAVSACGAPVRPESVLAQREETGSHGFPTEPRAA from the coding sequence ATGCAGCTCCGGTACAGCTTCCGCGTGTACCCCGACGCCACTCAACAGGGTGCGCTGGTCAGGGCGTTCGGGTGTGCCCGTGTCGTGTTCAACGACGCCGTGCGGGCCCGTGAGGACGCCCGTCGGGCCGGGCAGCCGTTCCCGACGGCCGGTCAGCTGTCCCGGAAGCTGGTCACCGAGGCGAAGCGGACGGCCGGGCGGTCCTGGCTGGGTGAGGTGTCCGCGGTGGTGCTCCAGCAGTCTCTGCGGGACGCCGAGACGGCGTACCGCAACTTCTTCGCCTCCCTCAAGGGCGCCCGCAAGGGCCCGAGACTGGGTGCGCCGCGGTTCAAGTCCCGCAGGGACGCCCGGCAGTCCATCCGGTTCACCGCCAACGCCCGCTGGAGCATCACCGACAGTGGCCGTCTGAACCTGCCGAAGATCGGCGCGGTGAAGGTGAAGTGGTCCCGCGCCCTGCCCGCCGCACCTTCCTCCGTCACCGTCGTCAAGGACGCCGCGGGCAGATTCTTCGCCTCCTTCGTCATCGACACCGACCCCGCCGCCGACGTGACGCGAATGCCCGACACCGACCGCACCATCGGCATCGACCTCGGCCTCACCCACTTCGCCGTCCTGTCCGACGGCACGAAGATCGACTCCCCGCGCTTTCTGCGGCGCGCGGAGAAGAAACTGAAGGAGGCCCACAAGGAGCTGTCCCGCAAACAGAAGGGATCCAAGAACCGGGCCAAGGCCCGCCTGAAGGTCGCCCGCGCCCACGCCAAGGTCGCTGACGCACGCCGCGAGTTCCACCACCAGCTCTCCACACAGCTGATCTGCGAGAACCAAGGGATCGCCGTGGAGGACCTGGCAGTGAAAGCGCTGGCACGTACCCGGCTGGCCAAGTCCGTTCACGACGCGGGCTGGTCGTCATTCGTGCACATGCTGGAGTACAAGGCGCAGCGGTACGGCCGCACGCTGGTGAAGATCGGCCGGTTTGAGCCGACCTCCCAGACCTGCTCTGCCTGCGGCGCCGTGGACGGGCCCAAACCCCTGAACGTCCGGGAATGGACCTGTACCGCCTGCGGCACGGTCCACGACCGGGACCACAACGCCGCGATCAACGTGAAGACGGCCGCCGGACTGGCGGTGTCGGCCTGCGGAGCGCCGGTAAGACCAGAATCCGTTCTGGCACAGCGCGAAGAAACAGGAAGCCACGGATTCCCGACCGAACCGCGTGCCGCGTAG